One window of the Xenopus tropicalis strain Nigerian chromosome 10, UCB_Xtro_10.0, whole genome shotgun sequence genome contains the following:
- the krt53 gene encoding uncharacterized protein LOC100158585: MSQYSFKQSTKSVQYSSGSNAGGGYQCGVGGGFGGDGGFGGGAGYGAGFGAGGYEGGAGGFGGGGYGGGAGFGGGAGFGGGAGFGGGAGFGGGAGFGGGAGFGGGAGFGGGPSGGLHMVSEKETMQNLNDRLASYLDKVNALEAANAELERKIKEWYDKQKPSTTTGEGAKDYSKYYKDIEDLKAKIIAASKENAALLLQCDNARLAADDFKQKYESELHLRQTVEADINGLRRVMDELNLAKTDLDSQFQGLTEELASLKKNHEDEVKGVQVTEAGKVKVEMNAAPSNDLTKRLNDMRAQYEDLAKKNRQELENKFNAATGPVKEKIKEDVKEDTTVKTQISDLKRSLQALEIELQSLLAMKKSLELQLAETEGRFCMKLSVLQENIASIEQHLEQLRAESECQKDEYDQLLEMKTKLENEIKTYQSLLDKLGAIQVTQGQGQGQGQGQGQAQDQSRGQAPQKH, translated from the exons ATGTCTCAATATTCCTTCAAACAATCAACCAAGTCAGTCCAGTACAGCTCTGGCAGCAATGCCGGAGGTGGCTATCAGTGCGGTGTAGGGGGTGGCTTTGGAGGTGATGGAGGTTTTGGTGGTGGAGCTGGTTATGGGGCTGGCTTTGGTGCCGGGGGCTATGAGGGGGGTGCCGGTGGTTTTGGCGGTGGTGGCTATGGTGGTGGTGCTGGATTTGGCGGTGGTGCTGGATTTGGCGGTGGTGCTGGATTTGGCGGTGGTGCTGGATTTGGCGGTGGTGCTGGTTTTGGCGGTGGCGCTGGTTTTGGTGGTGGCGCTGGTTTTGGTGGTGGTCCCTCAGGTGGACTGCATATGGTCAGTGAGAAGGAAACCATGCAGAATCTTAACGATCGTTTGGCCAGCTACCTGGACAAAGTAAATGCACTGGAAGCAGCAAATGCTGAGCTTGAACGTAAGATTAAGGAATGGTACGACAAGCAGAAGCCCAGCACCACAACCGGAGAGGGGGCAAAGGACTACTCCAAGTACTACAAAGACATCGAGGATCTTAAAGCTAAG ATCATCGCAGCATCCAAGGAGAATGCAGCCCTTTTGTTACAGTGCGACAATGCCCGGCTGGCTGCCGATGACTTCAAGCAGAA GTATGAGAGTGAGCTGCACCTTCGCCAGACAGTGGAGGCCGATATCAATGGTCTGCGCAGAGTCATGGATGAGCTTAACCTGGCCAAAACTGATCTGGACTCCCAATTCCAGGGTCTCACCGAAGAATTGGCTTCTCTCAAGAAGAACCATGAAGAT GAGGTTAAAGGTGTCCAAGTCACCGAAGCTGGTAAAGTTAAGGTGGAAATGAATGCCGCACCCAGTAACGACCTGACCAAACGATTGAACGACATGAGGGCTCAGTATGAAGACTTGGCCAAGAAGAACCGACAAGAATTAGAGAACAAATTTAACGCCGCA ACTGGTCCAGTGAAAGAGAAAATTAAGGAAGACGTCAAAGAAGATACCACAGTCAAGACTCAAATTTCAGATCTTAAGAGGTCCCTCCAGGCTCTTGAAATTGAGCTCCAGTCGCTACTTGCCATG AAAAAATCCCTGGAATTGCAATTGGCAGAGACCGAGGGAAGGTTCTGCATGAAGCTGTCAGTACTACAGGAGAACATCGCCAGCATAGAGCAGCATTTGGAGCAGCTCAGAGCCGAGTCCGAGTGCCAGAAGGATGAGTACGATCAGCTGTTGGAAATGAAGACCAAGTTGGAGAATGAGATCAAAACATACCAGTCCCTGCTGGATAAACTAGG GGCCATACAAGTCACCCAAGGACAAGGACAAGGACAAGGacaaggtcaaggacaggcacaAGATCAATCTCGAGGCCAAG CTCCCCAGAAGCATTAA
- the LOC116407951 gene encoding keratin-3, type I cytoskeletal 51 kDa-like — protein sequence MSYSASFKQSTKSGNQGYGGSQAGGAYFSTSTAGVGFGGAAGYGGGFAFDGSALGGGYGGGYGGGFGGGYGGGFGGGAAGGFGGGASGGFGGGAGGTIGIGNEKEAMQDLNGRLASYLDKVHELEAKNAELERKIKEWLDKHGPAPAEAPKDYSKYYKEIEDLKVKIITASKDNAVILLQCDNARLAADDFKQKYESEHVLSQAVEADINGLHKVMDDLNMSKTDLQSQLDGLTEELTYLKKNHDEEVKAIKAPVAGTVSVEMHAAPGSDLTKLLNDMRAQYEDLAQRNRKEAEDNFNKLSADLKKQIDQGQTVVVESSTEVTNLKRALQSLEIELQSLLAQKKSLEMQLAETEGRFCTKLSHIQENIASIEQHLEQLRAESECQKDEYDQLLDLKTKLEAEIKTYQSLLDKLGAIKVSQGEGQTRGGQTRGQDQMQSQTRGSGQQKH from the exons ATGTCTTACAGTGCTTCTTTCAAACAGTCGACTAAGTCAGGGAATCAAGGATATGGAGGCAGTCAAGCTGGAGGTGCCTATTTCTCCACTTCAACAGCTGGAGTTGGCTTTGGTGGTGCAGCTGGTTATGGAGGAGGTTTTGCTTTTGATGGTTCTGCTCTAGGCGGTGGCTATGGCGGTGGCTATGGTGGTGGCTTTGGTGGTGGCTATGGTGGTGGATTTGGTGGTGGTGCCGCTGGTGGCTTTGGTGGTGGTGCCAGTGGTGGCTTCGGTGGTGGTGCTGGTGGAACGATAGGCATCGGTAATGAGAAGGAGGCAATGCAGGATCTCAACGGTCGTTTGGCATCTTATCTGGACAAAGTCCATGAACTGGAGGCAAAAAATGCTGAGCTTGAACGTAAGATTAAGGAATGGTTGGACAAACATGGGCCAGCACCTGCTGAAGCACCAAAGGACTACAGCAAATATTACAAGGAGATCGAGGACCTTAAAGTTAAG ATCATCACAGCATCCAAGGACAATGCAGTCATTCTATTACAATGTGACAATGCCCGGCTGGCTGCCGATGACTTCAAGCAGAA GTATGAGAGTGAGCACGTCCTTTCCCAGGCAGTGGAGGCCGATATAAATGGTCTCCATAAAGTCATGGATGATCTTAATATGTCCAAGACTGATCTACAATCTCAGCTTGATGGGCTCACCGAGGAACTGACTTATCTCAAGAAGAACCATGATGAG GAGGTTAAAGCCATCAAAGCACCTGTAGCTGGTACAGTCAGTGTGGAAATGCATGCTGCCCCAGGTAGCGACCTGACCAAATTGCTGAACGACATGAGAGCTCAATATGAAGATCTGGCTCAGAGGAACCGCAAAGAAGCAGAGGACAATTTCAACAAGCTT AGCGCTGACTTGAAAAAACAAATAGACCAAGGACAGACTGTAGTTGTTGAAAGCAGCACTGAAGTTACAAACCTCAAGAGAGCACTCCAAAGTCTGGAAATTGAGCTTCAGTCACTACTTGCCCAG AAAAAATCCCTGGAGATGCAATTAGCAGAGACCGAGGGAAGATTCTGCACAAAACTGTCACATATACAGGAGAACATCGCCAGCATAGAGCAGCATTTGGAGCAGCTCAGAGCCGAGTCCGAGTGCCAGAAGGATGAGTACGATCAGCTCTTGGACCTGAAGACCAAGTTGGAGGCTGAGATCAAAACATACCAGTCCCTGTTGGATAAACTAGG GGCCATAAAAGTCAGCCAAGGAGAGGGTCAAACACGTGGAGGTCAAACACGTGGACAAGACCAAATGCAGAGTCAGACACGAGGCAGCG GTCAACAGAAACATTAA